TCGTACTCCTTCCCGTGCCGCGCCACATAGTCAATCCCCTCAAGAAGCGTTTGAAACTCTTCCTCACTGACCGTCGGGCCGAGACTCACGCGCAGCCAACCGTGCTTCTCGCCGATGTGTCCTTCGCGCAGACGGCAGCGAATCTCCTCGGAATGCGCGCGGCGGCAGGCGTCTTGTTTCTTCGCCTGCCCCGCCCAGAGACGCCTTAGCCGGGCACGCGAAAAACGGAAGACGCGTGCCTCGGCGATGAGCAATCCAACTTTTATGGAAACGGCATCAGATCAGCGAAACGAAGCCCTGAATGTGCTATGGTCGGATATCCACCTCGAACAGCGTCAGCTCGGGTTGCGTTCGGCGATCACGAAAACGAAAAAGCGTCGCATCCTTCCCATTAACGATTCCCTTCATGCAATGCTGAACGAATGGCTGGGACCGCACGAAGGCAAACTCTTTGGAATGCTCTCCGAATCAAATCACATTGCGATGCGGCAACGCTGCCGTCAAGCGGGGTTGTCCAAGGGAATCTCGCTCCGTTCGTTTCGAGCCGGATTTGCATCCGCCCTGGTCGAGCGAAACGTAGACCTGCACACCATCGCGAAATTACCGGGGCACTCGTCCACTACTACAACTGAGAAGCACTACCTTGCCATGACCGAGGAACATTTATCTGCGGCGGTGCGCAAGCTGGATCCAACGGGACCTCCCAACGAGAAAGGAAACGTAATCGAATAACAAAGCGGGCTTTGGAATAAAGCCCGCTTTCATTTCCTGCCAGACAAGTTAGACATACCTCTTCTCGGATACATGTCGTTTCTGGCTTGCCTTGTGAAATGTGGTGCGCTTGACCCAGCCTTGACCCTGTTTTGACCCAGCACAAAAACACGGGTTAGCCTCATCAGCTAACCCGTTGTTTTTATGTAGCGCCTACGGGAGTCGAACCCGTGTTACCGGCGTGAGAGATCGAACATTAATCGTTTGTAATTACTTGTTTTATCTCATCGGTTGTTTCATCCGCCACCAACCGCGATCAAGCCAAG
This portion of the bacterium genome encodes:
- a CDS encoding tyrosine-type recombinase/integrase, which produces METASDQRNEALNVLWSDIHLEQRQLGLRSAITKTKKRRILPINDSLHAMLNEWLGPHEGKLFGMLSESNHIAMRQRCRQAGLSKGISLRSFRAGFASALVERNVDLHTIAKLPGHSSTTTTEKHYLAMTEEHLSAAVRKLDPTGPPNEKGNVIE